CACGTCTTTACAGCGCGACGCATGCTGCGGTAATCACGAACAATCCAACCGCGCTTTATAGCCTCCGCTTTCAGTGCTTTATCTGGGTTGATAGCCACGGCAGTACCTACCATCGACAGCATCGGAATGTCATTTGCCGAGTCTGAGTAGGCCGTGCACTTGGAAAGATCGAGCTGCTGGATCGCAGCCAACGCAGCGACTGCATGGCGCTTGCCGGGACCGTGCAGGATATCGCCGACGAGTCGTCCCGTGAACTTCCCGCCTTCTTCCTCGGCCACCGTACCCAGTGCACCAGTAAACCCGAAGCGCTCCGCTAAGATCTGTCCGATTTGCACAGGAGTCGCCGAGACTAGCCAGACCTGCTGTCCGGCTGCCAAATGCATCGCCGCGAGATCGAGTGTGCCCGCGTAGCTCTTGTGAACCATGGATCGATCGACGATCTCTTCGCACAGTTCGCGCAGGATACTTACATCGCGTCCTTTCACAAACGAGAGCGCTTGTTCACGGCCACTTTGCATGTCTCCGGCGTGCTCAGTGCCACTGAGCTTGAACCGAAGCTGCTTCCATGCAATCGGAGCGATCTCGCGCAGGTTAAAAAACCGCTTCCGCGCAAGCCCGAAGGCAAACACTACTAACGACGAACCCTGGATCAGAGTGTTGTCGATATCGAAAAATGCGGCCGATTCCACATCCTGTGGCACATCCGGATCTGGCTGGGTGATGTGTAGCCCACCTGCAGACGCAAGAGCTCCCGACACTGAGTCAACCCCAGAGGTGAACTGATCAAGGTCGATCCCAAAGGTCTCTTCCACCGCGGCGGCCGCGGCGGCTTGGCCAGCCTCACGTTGCGCTTCCTCGTCGATCGGCGGAAGTGCTGTTTCTTCTAGGAAGCGGCGGAGGTTGCCCCTCGACGTGGACCAGTTGGCCAAGAAATCTCTTGGGCTCGACGGGAAACTCTCCGTTGTCACGGCAGGGTGTGGTCCTTTCTCGGTGGCGGGGTAACCTAGACCATCGTAGGTGTCTGGGCATGAGATTGCTCGGCAAAACATTGCCAATTCTTTAAGGGGAAGTTAGTGGCTAAGAAGGTTGAGCTCATGGTCCGCGCGACATGTGGATCCTGTGAGCGAGTTGCCGCCCAGATCGAGCCCGTTGTGCGCGCATCTGGAGCCTCCCTGAGTTTGGTGAATGTGGATGAGATCCAGGAGCTCGCGTTGGAATACGGCGACAGGGTTCCCGTTGTAGTTATTGATGAAGAAGAGTTTGCGTGCTGGGAAGTCGATAACGACGAACTCGCCGCGGAGCTAGCAAGGTCTTAATCAAACGCCCCCGACACGATCCCTCATGGGGGTCGGGGGTATTCTTTGGTTTGATTCTTTTCCGATCTGGAGGACATTAGTGAGTGTGCTTGTCGTGGGGATGTCCCACCGTTCAGCGCCGGTGGCGCTGCTGGAACGTCTCAGCATGGACGACACCGTCCAAACCGAAGCGACGACGACTTTGGTTGAGCAGCCTTCGCTTTCTGAAGCGATGATTATTTCGACCTGCAATCGTCTTGAGGTCTACACGATGGCCAATGCCTTCCATTTGGGGGTGCAGGACGTAGTCGATGTTCTTGAAAAGATCTCCGGAGTCTCAGAAGACGAGCTGCGAAGCTATCTCTATGTGCGCTACGCGGACGCCGCAGCCGAGCACATGATGACCGTGACTTCCGGTTTGGATTCAATGGTCGTCGGTGAGCAGCAAATTATCGGCCAAGTGCGTACCTCGTACCAAGAGGCGAAGAAGCGTGGCACTGTTGGCCCTGGTCTGCATGCCTTGGCGCAGTCTGCGCTTCGAGC
The Corynebacterium breve genome window above contains:
- a CDS encoding HAD-IB family hydrolase — its product is MTTESFPSSPRDFLANWSTSRGNLRRFLEETALPPIDEEAQREAGQAAAAAAVEETFGIDLDQFTSGVDSVSGALASAGGLHITQPDPDVPQDVESAAFFDIDNTLIQGSSLVVFAFGLARKRFFNLREIAPIAWKQLRFKLSGTEHAGDMQSGREQALSFVKGRDVSILRELCEEIVDRSMVHKSYAGTLDLAAMHLAAGQQVWLVSATPVQIGQILAERFGFTGALGTVAEEEGGKFTGRLVGDILHGPGKRHAVAALAAIQQLDLSKCTAYSDSANDIPMLSMVGTAVAINPDKALKAEAIKRGWIVRDYRSMRRAVKTWGVPALVTAALSFWGLKRFRGRVE
- a CDS encoding glutaredoxin family protein codes for the protein MVRATCGSCERVAAQIEPVVRASGASLSLVNVDEIQELALEYGDRVPVVVIDEEEFACWEVDNDELAAELARS